Genomic segment of Bacteroidota bacterium:
TAGTCATGCTGTTGTTCAACACTATTCATTTGATGGAAGTAATATTCAGGGGATGGCAAAGGATAAGGACAATCGCCTTTGGTTGTTGATGGACGGAGATACAGCTCATTCCATTAATTCCTCCTTAGTTTGCCTCAATGAAGATTTCTCCGTTCACCGGATGATTTCATTTCCTCTGAATCATCATCCGGCATTACTTCGCATCAACGCAACCGGCGACACCCTTCTGTATCTCGACTCAGATATTTATCGTTTTTCAATTTCTGATAACCAACTGTCCGCTACTCCGTTCATTTCTCGGAATGGGCACAACATCTATGCTTTAGATATTGACTCTAAATCAGGCGACATCTATTTTTCTGACGCATTGGATTTTGTTCAGGCTTCTCGTGTTTATCGTTATGATAAATCCGGACAACTAATACATTCCTTCACGGCGGGAATCATTGCCGGGAACTTTACGTTTAAAAATGAATAGGGGGCGAATGAAATATTCACTATTGCTCAGTGCCATTTTCATTCTTCTCGTTGCATCATCTTGCCATCAGGGAAAGGATAAAGGTGTATTGCTGAAAAAATCAGAAGAACCCATATCGGTTCTTTCTCTAAAATATGCTCGAGGCTTTTCGATTCATTATTTCGATGGGTTCAAAATCATTTCGGTTCGCGATGGAAAGGATACTACCAAACTATTGGCAGAGTATATTCTTTATCCAAAATCATCTTCGGCACCTCTTGGATATGACAAAGCTGTCAAGATTGGAACACCCGTAGATAAAGTAGTTTGTATTTCCACGACGCATATCGCTGAATTGGTGAAGCTAAATCTTGTTGACCGGATTGCAGGCATCACCGGAGCATCATTGATTTATAATCAGGAGGTTCATCAAAGAATTGAACAAGGAGCGATTGCCAATTTGGGAAACGACGAAATGGATTTTGAACGATTGGTGGAAATTGCTCCTTCCTTTGTGCTTTCATCCGGTAGCTATGATGGTGGAGATAAGTTGAACATTAAACTCCGTTCATTAAATATTCCCTCAGTGCTTAATCTCGACTATATGGAGCAAGATCCTTTGGCTCGTGCTGAGTGGTTGAAGTTTATGGCTGCTTTCTTCGATCGGGAAAAGGAGGCGGATAGTTTGTTTTCTATAACGGAGGAGAAATATCTTTCTCTAAAGAACCAAATGAAGCAGGTGGTGCAGCGACCTACTGTCTTTTGCAATATCCCTTTCAAGGAAATATGGTATATGCCTTGTGGCGAAAACTATATGGCGTTTGATTGAAGATGCGGGTGGAGATTTTTTATGGAAAAATACAAACGCAAATAATGGTTTGAACTTGAACCTGGATTACGAAGCAGTCTATAACAAAGCGGCGGAAGCAGACTTTTGGATAAACAGTGGTTTTGCTAAGTCATTAGCTGATATTAAAGCCGCTGATAGCAAGAACACATTTTTCAAGGCTTGGAAGACCAATAAGGTATTCAACAACAATCTTCGCAATACTCCTGCCGGAGGTTTTGATTTCTGGGAATCGGGCACGGTGAACCCTGACCTGATATTGTCTGACCTCATTACTATTTTCCATCCTGATTTCATTCCGGCTCATCAGCTATATTACTACCAACAATTGAAATAGATTTTGGAAAACAAAAGCAGACACCTCTTCCTTTTTGCAGTTTTAACCAGCTTGCTGTTCATAGTTCTGCTCTTGCAATTATTTATCGGCTCGGTAAGAATTCCAATCAGTAGTGTTCTTACTATTCTAACCGGAGGAACGGTTGACAATGAAGCATGGAGTAATATTGTCATCGAGTCGAGGCTTCCCGGGGCGCTGGCTGCCATGTTGGCTGGTGCCGGATTGTCTGTCAGCGGTTTGCAAATGCAAACTTTATTTCGCAATCCTGTCGCGGGTCCTTATGTGTTGGGAATCAGTGCCGGAGCCAGTTTGGGT
This window contains:
- a CDS encoding ABC transporter substrate-binding protein → MKYSLLLSAIFILLVASSCHQGKDKGVLLKKSEEPISVLSLKYARGFSIHYFDGFKIISVRDGKDTTKLLAEYILYPKSSSAPLGYDKAVKIGTPVDKVVCISTTHIAELVKLNLVDRIAGITGASLIYNQEVHQRIEQGAIANLGNDEMDFERLVEIAPSFVLSSGSYDGGDKLNIKLRSLNIPSVLNLDYMEQDPLARAEWLKFMAAFFDREKEADSLFSITEEKYLSLKNQMKQVVQRPTVFCNIPFKEIWYMPCGENYMAFD